Proteins encoded in a region of the Ranitomeya imitator isolate aRanImi1 chromosome 9, aRanImi1.pri, whole genome shotgun sequence genome:
- the LOC138649473 gene encoding dentin sialophosphoprotein-like gives MMRVVNLMRVVILMRVVILMRSSESDESSDSDESSDSDESSDSDESSDSDESSDSDESSDSDESSDSDESSDSDESSDSDESSDSDESSDSDESSDSDESSDSDESSDSDESSDSDESSDSDKSSDSDDSDSDDSDSDDSDSDESSDSDESSDSDESSDSDESSDSDESSDSDESSDSDKSSDSDDSDSDESSDSDESSDSDESSDSDKSSDSDKSSDSDDSDSDKSSDSDESSDSDESSDSDESSDSDESSDSDESSDSDESSDSDESSDSDESSDSDDSSDSDDSSDSDDSSDSDESSDSDESSDSDESSDSDESSDSDESSDSDDSRDSDESSDSDKSSDSDDSDSDESSDFDESSDSDESSDSDESSDSDESSDSDESSDSDESSDSDESSDSDESSDSDESSDSDESSDSDESSDSDESRDSDESSDSDKSSDSDDSDSDESSDFDESSDSDESSDSDESSDSDESSDSDESSDSDESSDSDESSDSDESSDSDESSDSDESSDSDESSDSDESSDSDESSDSDESSDYDESRDSDESSDSDESSDSDESSVSDESSDSDESSDSHFTAQHQPYTGNTRFGDALTPSSTHHTQTKRQRHSMQI, from the exons atgatgagagtagtgaatctgatgagagtagtgattctgatgagagtagtgattctgatgaga agtagtgaatctgatgagagtagtgattctgatgagagtagtgattctgatgagagtagcgattctgatgagagtagcgattctgatgagagtagtgattctgatgagagtagtgattctgatgagagtagtgattctgatgagagtagtgattctgatgagagtagcgattctgatgagagtagcgattctgatgagagtagcgattctgatgagagtagcgattctgatgagagtagcgattctgatgagagtagcgattctgatgagagtagcgattctgatgagagtagtgattctgATAAGAGTAGTGATTCTGATGATAGTGATTCTGATGATAGTGATTCTGATGATAGTGATTCTGATGAGAGTAGCGATTCTGATGAGAGTAGCGattctgatgagagtagtgattctgatgagagtagtgattctgatgagagtagcgattctgatgagagtagtgattctgataagagtagtgattctgatgatagtgattctgatgagagtagtgattctgatgagagtagtgattctgatgagagtagtgattctgATAAGAGTAGTGATTCTGATAAGAGTAGTGATTCTGATGATAGTGATTCTGATAAGAGTAGCGattctgatgagagtagtgattctgatgagagtagtgattctgatgagagtagcgattctgatgagagtagtgattctgatgagagtagtgattctgatgagagtagtgattctgatgagagtagtgattctgatgagagtagtgattctgATGACAGTAGTGATTCTGATGACAGTAGTGATTCTGATGACAGTAGTGATTCTGATGAGAGTAGCGATTCTGATGAGAGTAGCGattctgatgagagtagtgattctgatgagagtagtgattctgatgagagtagtgattctgATGACAGTAGGGattctgatgagagtagtgattctgataagagtagtgattctgatgatagtgattctgatgagagtagtgattttgatgagagtagtgattctgatgagagtagtgattctgatgagagtagtgattctgatgagagtagtgattctgatgagagtagtgattctgatgagagtagcgattctgatgagagtagtgattctgatgagagtagcgattctgatgagagtagtgattctgatgagagtagtgattctgatgagagtagcgattctgatgagagtagggattctgatgagagtagtgattctgataagagtagtgattctgatgatagtgattctgatgagagtagtgattttgatgagagtagtgattctgatgagagtagtgattctgatgagagtagtgattctgatgagagtagtgattctgatgagagtagcgattctgatgagagtagcgattctgatgagagtagtgattctgatgagagtagcgattctgatgagagtagtgattctgatgagagtagtgattctgatgagagtagtgattctgATGAGAGTAGCGATTCTGATGAGAGTAGCGATTCTGATGAGAGTAGCGATTATGATGAGAGTAGGGATTCTGATGAGAGTAGCGattctgatgagagtagtgattctgatgagagtagtgtttctgatgagagtagtgattctgatgagagtagtgattcCCACTTCACAGCACAGCAccagccgtatacagggaacacccggtTTGGAGATGCTCTGACCCCGTCATCCACACATCACACTCAAACAAAAAGgcagcgccatagcatgcaaatatga